TGCCGGCGCTGCCCTCGTGGATCGCCCGGATGTGCTGGAGCAAGGCCCTGTTCTCACCGGCTCGGCGGCTCTCCGGCCGTCCCCTCCAGGCGTAGTACCCGCTCGGCGAGATCCCAAGCACCCGGCACATCATCCGAACCGGCCACATGCCGCGATGCTCATCGACGAACCCGAACGTCACCGGGAGGCCGCTCCGAAGATGAGCGCGGCTTTCCTAAGAAACACACGGCGGCTCCGGCACGGGCGCCAGCTCATAACCGAGCGTGCGGGCACGGCGCTGGAGATTGGCGAGGACACGCGTTCGGTGCCGTTCTTCGTATGCGTTGGCACCCGGATCACAATACGCCATCCCAAAGCGGAGCGTGTTGTAGAAGAGAACCGCGATCTTGCGCGCCGTGGCTGTGACCGCTTTCTGCTTGCCGATCCGAGACGAGAGGCGGCGGTAGAACGCGCCAAGCGCCGTCTCACTCCGCCCAACCGTAGTCGCCGCCAACCGCAAGAGCGCGGCCGCGCGGTTGGACGAGCGCCGGGTCCGCGACGACAGGAGCTTGCCGCCCGAGATCTTGTTGCCCGGCGCGAGGCAGAGCCACGAGGTGAAGTGCTTCGCGCTCGGCCAGGCGGACAAATCGGTGCCGCACTCGGCGACAAGCTTCAACGCGAGGGACGGGCCGAGACCGTGGATCTGGGTGAGGTCGACGCCCAGAACACCGTGAAGTGCGGCACGCACATCGAACGCCGGTGCGCCGACCGGCTTTTGTCGTTGCCGTGCCTTGGGCATCGGCCCTGCCGCCTTGCTTCTGCTACTTCTGAGGGCCGAGACCGCGGCTTCTAGGCGGCGATCGCAATCGAGGATCTTGGCCTGGTAGACCTCGTAGAGCTCGAGTGCCTGGGTCAGCGCGAAGAGATGTTCGTCCCGGTCGTTCCCAACCAGCGATTCCCGGATCGTCTTGGTGGAGGACCGGCATCGCACATCCCTGAAAGAGGCGAGCACATCCGGGTCCCGCTCACCGGCCACGATGGCGCGGATGATCCGCATCCCCGTTGCGCCGGTGATGTCGGACACGACGTGATGGAGTTGCAGGTTCATCTCCATCAACGCCTTTTGCATGTGCTGAATGTGGGC
The Acuticoccus sp. I52.16.1 genome window above contains:
- a CDS encoding IS110 family transposase, whose translation is MPKTTTGGQDLKLVNPGAAALDIGSTLHMAAVNPDCTDAPVRSFGTFTRDLHELADWFRACGVTSVAMESTGVYWIPVFEVLESYGFEVILVNARYAKNVPGRKTDVSDAGWLRQLHSYGLLRASFRPEAEIATLRAYLRQRERLVEYAAAHIQHMQKALMEMNLQLHHVVSDITGATGMRIIRAIVAGERDPDVLASFRDVRCRSSTKTIRESLVGNDRDEHLFALTQALELYEVYQAKILDCDRRLEAAVSALRSSRSKAAGPMPKARQRQKPVGAPAFDVRAALHGVLGVDLTQIHGLGPSLALKLVAECGTDLSAWPSAKHFTSWLCLAPGNKISGGKLLSSRTRRSSNRAAALLRLAATTVGRSETALGAFYRRLSSRIGKQKAVTATARKIAVLFYNTLRFGMAYCDPGANAYEERHRTRVLANLQRRARTLGYELAPVPEPPCVS